gtgatctttgtaaatattttatacataccggagagtaaacttactgagcgctaatttttcaggtcttttgtgtctccctttttgtgaattagtataatgataaaaatttcagcTAGTTATaccactatgaaatctcctccattcaTTATTTaaacaattgttaggccatcttctcattATCAATAATTACAATAAGGAAatattcagggagagagagagagagagagagagagagagagagagagagagagagagagagagagagagagagtgttaactgTAATATTGTACTCCTGAAGCAAAGTAGCCCCTCCCCCTTAAAGAGAAGACGTAAGTGGGAAATAGATGTCAAGGAGAGCTTACTTAATGCGATCCTCCTAGGCctagattcatttcatctgattaatttcattagagattcattttgcaattaaattgtaatttcatttaagcattacttcatcatcatcataaaaaaaaaaaaaaaaaaaaaaaaaaacttcattaaccatcataccctacttaaacaacataatggtgacagtcactcaattaacgtaatggtgacagtcgaatggtgtccttttgcttggcgtgaaccaaaaacctttcctattccttcctgtctcttcccgtcttgaaataactctactactatctaatgtcgcatgagggtctgcccctctcttttattctttccctgtacttcattttccccccctttttcccttctcctttcccatcccaggtacctgccctcgggctataaactggattgtatccaggggtacttatcctttccccatattccccacttccctgtcctcatcgtactcgtactcgTAGGGCTTTaatctccctccccctctccctgctcctccccctccccctgctcctccccctctcccccctctccctctgcctcctcctcccccttccccctcccattCCTCCTGCTCCTACGAATGCTTAACTAAACCGAATCATTTGATCATTTATCTCAGCTAAATAAGTTTTTGATtactataaatctatctatatactaAGGCCTTTCAAGCAAAGGAACAAAAGAGGACCTCCCCTTTctccactcctcccagcctgacgagggattcagccgagtttggctggcactgctataaataagaaaaataataattgattttattcATTCGTTTCAGAAATTGATTGACGTAAAGTATCTATGAAATGTTTGtagaaacacaaaaacacacacacacacaatacagatGTTTTTCAATTTACAGTTTTCAATGTAGATTTTTTCAAACAGTATTTTCACTGGATTCTTTTATAcgttttatgatattttttccttCGAAAATCCCTGgatgaaaaacaaataatttatatctatatttacataatatatatatatatatatatatatatatatatatatatatacatacatatatacattcataaatgtttatttgtccatatacatttctatatacagtatatatatatatatatatatatatatatatatatatatatatatatatctatatatatatatatatatatatatatatatatatatatatatatatatatatcaatgtgtgtgtaaaaatatatatgtatgcatatatatatgtgtatatatacagtatatactatatatatatatatatatatatatatatatatatatatattccattgtagtactgtctagccaatcataggacccagggcaccagccacccgttgagatattatcgctggagagttatggggtcttttgactggccagacagtacaatattggaaccttctctttggttacggttcattttcccgttgcatacacatacaccgaataatctggcctattctttaaagtttctcctctgtcctcatacacctgacaacactgagactaccagaGTATTCTGCTtctctcaacgggttaactactgcactgtaattgttcagtggctactttcctcttggtaagggtagaagagactctttagctgtggtaaccagctattctaggagaaggacactccaaaatcaaaccattgttctctagtcatcggtagtgccatagcttctgtaccatggccttccactgtcttgggtttgagttctcttgcttgagggtacactcggggacgctgttctgtcttgtctctcttcttcttgttttgttaaaatgtctatagtttatatgtgaaatattcattttaatgtcgttactgttcataaaatatattattttaattgtttattacttctcttatttcctaattttttttcctcactaggctattttcccttggcttatagcatcccgttttcctagctagggttatagctcagcaagtaataataataataataataataataataataataatggcctaaGTACCACCGGAGTGAATTGTGTGTGAGTAaaataatggtagtatctcaacagatggctggtgccctgtccaacctactaccatatatatatatatatatatatatatatatatatgtatatatatatatatatatatatatatatatatatatatatatatataaatttctacctcatacttaggatcgaaccctagccccctcaaatgaaaggtcaggtcgcttccaaccatgccacaagaaggggctagggttcgatcttaagtatgaggtagaaatttatttctatttgaacacgatattgtgttgattttcatccatattgactcattagggggcaattccaacttaaaaaaaaaaaaaaaaaagctatcaattgcgtCACCTGGTGGTcctggaagtcggggaaaactcgctggtaagagactgatgtttcgccaagtaaatcctgaaatccagttagcagttaggttccgagttcttttgagcctctggtggcatggttggaagcgacctggcctttcatttgaaggggctagcgttcgatcccaagtatgaggtagaaatttatttctatttgaacgtgatattgcgttgattttcatccatatatatatatatatatatatatatatatatatatacagtatatataaatatatatgtgtgtgtgtatatatatatatatatatatatactcattatgtttgtatacaataaaaatatcatccacataccgtacccaaatttcaggttttatttctctAGGTAATTTGTTGACATACAACTTCTCAAAAAACTCCATACATAGGTTAGCCAGAACCGGGGATagggatataatatcgtttttcagtatgagaataccctcaggaagaaactgatcaataacaacccaggtaaagatgatggtgagataggagtatatgtgattccatgtaaggattgtgaggaatgctacatcggggagagcggccgctcgttgggagagaggaaaagggaacatattgcagcttgcagatcggggaactactatagtgccatagcccgacatacttaggagaaaagtcatgcaatagcctttaacaaggcagaaattgtttacaggtgccgtgacagggcaatcaggagaacgatagaaggtgctgtgatctctttaaacaagacttttgagggtaacaggggaatagtagaagatgaaaacatcagtgaagaaatatgtaggagaagcaaaattcgtaactgtaggaatatatatgccaagataagagatgcttcctcctctgtccctccttcacaggtgcatcctccacagacagttcaagtgacaaacgaccagaactaccataACATCGAATTGGATAGTGACCATCGTGACATAACACCAGCGgcggatttaggggggggggggggggcgagtaggCCATGGCCTAGGGCCCTGCGCCTGTGAGGCCCCTCGAAATTTGATTCATAATTCGGCGTGGGCACtttataatcaatggaaaaaaatttctccacgcttgtgtcaatgaatttctgcgaaataacatctacacaggcaattacaacatttgcaatttggcaattaggcatttgcaatttggcaattcGCAGCATTTGAGCTGTGCAATGAATGTGGCGTTTAGTATGCATGAAAGTGAGTTATATTCACTTCATCGGTTCTATGACTTtgaatttcatacagtttgcttgcaAGCAACATTTCGAATTCGCAAGTTGATGCAATAATGCAAGCTCGGTTTTCTGTCAATCTATCATATAAATTGTGTAAATAATATTCATTGTGTGTGGACCAGTGGACTTTTCTTTGCTTCTTGTTGGGTCCACGTGGCGCGATTACTAACGTTCAATCTGCACTCTGATTGGCTGTTGAACCCTGTATGCACATGCTTACATGTATGCATTAATGACTCATGTGATAAATCTTGTGCAACTATTTTCACGAATACTCTCATCTGTGTGCTTTATTTTGTGCTAGCATGCTTTTTTTATCAGTTTGCTCTTTCTGCCTGAAGTGTTCACTCTCATTGTTTTCTGAGCGCAGTGGTCTCATCTGACTTCTTGACGTAGCTTCCGGCTCATTTCTGCTCAGGTGTGAATTTCATTGATTGAAACCTTTTCTATTTGCCTGTCGACTAAAACAGGAAAAGACTAACTTATCAAACATCAGTTACAAAAAAAGGTTCCACCTCTCTTACTGTCGAACGCGTCTCAGTTTTCTCGTTGCTTCATCCCCTCATCTGTTAATGTTTGGAACACCCTTCCTAATGATGTCGTCAAGTCAAATGATTGTTATACTTTAAAAAAACACGTTAatgctttttttctctctagtgcctcaacgttttagtttttccatgttcatttttttgcctcatcaatgtttcttctaatatttttatttctatcatcgaTGATGTGCTGTTAACTAGGCCTTCGGGTGTATGCATCTCTTGCTTTCTGGTTGGTCGCCTAAattgatcattataataatagtaatagtaataataatatatagccaACTTTTATTAGCATCTACGTATCTATGTAACTACCTACTTTTGTCATTTCATATACCTAGTTACATTTTAAATATCTACTGTGGGTAGAGCCATAATATCTATAGTTAATAAttattcatgtttttcattttcagGATAAGGTCGTGAGGCTGCACTGACCACTGAGGCATAATGGAGAAATCAACAAGTCGTAATCGTGATCAAGGGAGAAAGTATAAAGCAGGTTCTGTCAAACGACAAGAAAAGGCAGATGAAAAGGAAAGAGTAAAAAAACTACCAAAAATAACTCAATGGTGGGCATATTCAACAGTATCTGCACCTGCAAAGTCACAAATTCACACAgaatctggtcctagcttgaacaaACCAAGTACAAGTGTTGGTGCTAGCTTGAACAAACCAAGTGCAGCCACAGCGAGTACTGAACGGTCTGAACCAGATGTAGTTAGCGCAATTGATCCTGAGCGCAGTGAGGAGACACAAGAGGAAGTGAAAGCTATGAATACCGGTACTGAACAAGAATTTGAAAATGATCTTGGATTATGGCCTAAAATAATTCCTGAAAATGTGTGTGACTATTGGTTGAAAAGGGGAAGTGCAGAATATCGACACTGTGATGGTGATTTTAAAGAGTCAGCTGTGAAAGAGCTAAACAGAACCCGTCATTGTCCAAAGACATTATTCACTCGAACTCATTCATTATCTGGCCAAGAAATTAATCTTAACTGGCTCTGTTACTCTAAAATAACTGGTAAAGTGTATTGTTTTCCTTGCAAGCTTTTGTCAAAGGTGCAAAGCTCATTCACAGCTGGCTTCAATGGCTGGAAGAACGCTAGGTATGTCATAGAATCTCACAGTAGGTCAGATCAGCACAGGAAAAGTATGGTTGACATGATATATAGAAAGACTACGGGTGCCCGTATTGACTCTAATCTAGTGGTACAATATGAAAGTGACTGTGAGTACTGGCAGGCAGTATTGAGGAGGTGTGTAGATGTTTTAAAGCTACTTTGAGAACGCGGGCTAGCCATTCGGGGTAAGGATGAAGTAATTGGATCAGCACACAATGGAAATTATCTTGGGATTCTAGAGCTGCTGAGCATATACGACAGTTTCTTGGCAGCTCATATCAAGAAACATGCAAACAAAGGTAGTGGTCATACTTCCTACTTGTCGCATGTCATTTCTGAGGAAGTCATTGGAATAATGGCAGAAAAGGTAATGTCCTCAATAACAGATGAAGTAAAAACAGCAAAGTACTTCTCAATTTCTGTCGACTCCACACCAGATATTTCACACATGGATCAACTTAGTTTTACAATCCGCTATGTACTGCCTACTACAGGTCCAGTTGTAAGGTTTTTGCAGTTTATTCCCATGCTAAGCCACACTGGCAGAGATATTGCTACAACTGTTATTGATTTTCTTAAAGAGAAGAACATTTCAGTACTCAACTGCAGAGGACAGTCCTATGACAATGCCACCAACATGTCTGGTAAATATCAGGGAACCCAACAGATAATCAAGAACGAGTGCAGTGAAGCTGAGTACATACCATGTATGGCTCATTCCTTAAACTTGGTGGGTAAGTGTGCTGCAGAAAGCTGTCCTGCTGCAGTGTCATTGTTTGGTCTGATACAAAACTTGTACTCCTTCCTTGTCGCATCTACTTATCGTTGGAGGAGACACCGTGAGGTAATAGAGACTAATAAAGATAAGAAGTTGAAAGTTGATAAAAAACTTTCAGACACTCGTTGGTCAGCACGAGCAGATGCTGTAGCTGCTCTCAGTAGAGCACACAAAGAAAACATCATTGTTCTGGAAGAGTTTTCCTCGGATCAGAATCAGCCAACTGAAACAAGAGCTGAAGCAAGTGGTCTTCTCAAAGGTTTGAAAAAAACTTGAAACAGTAATTCTTCTTGAAGTTTGGGATACAGTATTGGAAAGGTTTCAGAGTGCCAGTATTCAACTGCAAAAACCTGGAATCTCCCTCAACACAGCTGTCACACTGCTGGAGTCTCTTTTACAGTTTGTTAAAGACCTGAAATCCCAGTTCGATGATTTTGAAGCAAAAGCTATGGCTAAGTGTGATCCCAGTGACGTGACTGGTAAAGTTGCATACTACGCCGGCAGGCAGTCGCAGCGTATTAGAAAGCGCAAGCGTCACCACGATGAACTAGACTCGGTGGAGGATGTTACGCTGACAGGTAGAGACATGTTTAGAGTGACTGCTTTCTTGCCAATCATTGACAAGCTCTATGCTGCCCTAACACAACGCCTTACAGCTTACAGCGACCTTCAAGAGAAATTTGGGTTTTTATCAGAaatctcaaacaaaacaaacacTGAACTTAAAGCAGCTGCTGAAAAGCTTGTGTCTTCATATCCTAATGACTTGGAGGCGGGATTGGAGTCGGAGCTTTTGCAGTTTGCACACCTCGTGAAATCCATTCCAAGAGGTTCATCTGAAAGTGCTCCTTCATTAGGTGGTGTAAAAGCTGCACAAAGACAAAGTCCGGAACTAGAAATGTATAAAATAATTCACAGACATGACATGGTTGAAACATTTGCTAATGTTGAAATTGTATTACGACTCTATCTCTGCATGTTTGTCACAAACTGCACTGGGGAGCGATCATTCTCCAAGCTGAAACTACTAAAGAATTATCTAAGAAACACCATGGGGCAGAACCGCTTATCTTCACTCACCCTGTTGAGCATTGAGCATGAAAAATTAAGGGTGCTTGATTTTACTGATGTCATCAAACAGTTTGCAAGTAAGAAGGCtcgaaaaaaatcattttttaatgagaaatagttgagtgtaccgtgcaaattgcatgcaataaacaaaacccactcattttgccattttgccactcacttcagtcaaacggtattctcttttgtttatggtgtattattgaagtt
The DNA window shown above is from Palaemon carinicauda isolate YSFRI2023 chromosome 29, ASM3689809v2, whole genome shotgun sequence and carries:
- the LOC137622744 gene encoding zinc finger MYM-type protein 1-like; this encodes MAEKVMSSITDEVKTAKYFSISVDSTPDISHMDQLSFTIRYVLPTTGPVVRFLQFIPMLSHTGRDIATTVIDFLKEKNISVLNCRGQSYDNATNMSGKYQGTQQIIKNECSEAEYIPCMAHSLNLVGKCAAESCPAAVSLFGLIQNLYSFLVASTYRWRRHREVIETNKDKKLKVDKKLSDTRWSARADAVAALSRAHKENIIVLEEFSSDQNQPTETRAEASGLLKAVTLLESLLQFVKDLKSQFDDFEAKAMAKCDPSDVTGKVAYYAGRQSQRIRKRKRHHDELDSVEDVTLTGRDMFRVTAFLPIIDKLYAALTQRLTAYSDLQEKFGFLSEISNKTNTELKAAAEKLVSSYPNDLEAGLESELLQFAHLVKSIPRGSSESAPSLGGVKAAQRQSPELEMYKIIHRHDMVETFANVEIVLRLYLCMFVTNCTGERSFSKLKLLKNYLRNTMGQNRLSSLTLLSIEHEKLRVLDFTDVIKQFASKKARKKSFFNEK